Proteins from a genomic interval of Brachybacterium vulturis:
- a CDS encoding aspartate:alanine exchanger family transporter — protein MIEALEGSPLLTLFLVVATGAVLGAIPFGRIRLGAAGALFTGLALSAIAPHLGAGMEIVQTLGLALFVYTVGISAGAAFFSSLHRQLPLLAAATLGTALAAALTLVLGEALGLARDLSLGLFTGALTAAPALDAASRLTGTPGPSVGYAFGYPIGVIVGIVLVSSIVSRTWPGRKDTASLAGTSLASTTVHVQRSVNLRDVPQWHHQQVRFSYLRREGRVRVIVPGEDLLVGDEVVAVGMPEQVEAVTAALGETSDRHIAHDRSLVEFTRLTVSNPDLASRSIAELNLPVRFGAVVTRVRRGDLELLARDDLVLEPGDRLAVVVERRRLDAVHTFLGDSDRQAGELDVLSLGLGLMLGVALGLVSLPMPGGGSFSLGPAAGPLLVGMVLGALRRTGPVVWSLPGSANRTLRQLGLLLFLAGLGLTAGPEVASMLASPTAWRAAVLSAAVAALSCLALVIAGRWVLDLSAPRAAGAVAGFLGQPAVLEAANARRADERIEAAYATLFAFSIVVKILLVPVLWNL, from the coding sequence GTGATCGAGGCCCTCGAGGGGAGCCCGCTCCTCACGCTCTTCCTGGTCGTCGCCACCGGTGCCGTGCTGGGCGCGATCCCCTTCGGCCGCATCCGGCTCGGGGCCGCCGGCGCCCTGTTCACCGGCCTCGCCCTCTCCGCGATCGCCCCGCACCTCGGCGCGGGCATGGAGATCGTCCAGACCCTGGGCCTGGCCCTGTTCGTCTACACCGTCGGGATCTCCGCCGGCGCCGCGTTCTTCAGCTCCCTGCACCGCCAGCTGCCGCTGCTCGCCGCCGCCACCCTCGGCACCGCCCTCGCCGCCGCCCTCACCCTGGTGCTCGGGGAGGCGCTGGGCCTGGCCCGGGACCTGTCGCTGGGCCTGTTCACCGGCGCGCTCACCGCCGCCCCCGCCCTGGACGCCGCCTCCCGCCTCACCGGCACGCCCGGGCCCTCGGTGGGCTACGCCTTCGGCTACCCGATCGGCGTGATCGTCGGGATCGTGCTGGTCTCGAGCATCGTCAGCCGCACCTGGCCGGGCCGGAAGGACACCGCATCCCTGGCCGGCACCAGCCTGGCCTCGACCACCGTGCACGTGCAGCGCTCGGTGAACCTGCGCGACGTCCCGCAGTGGCACCACCAGCAGGTGCGCTTCTCCTACCTGCGCCGCGAGGGCAGGGTGCGGGTGATCGTGCCGGGGGAGGACCTCCTGGTCGGGGACGAGGTGGTCGCCGTCGGCATGCCCGAGCAGGTCGAGGCGGTCACCGCAGCGCTGGGGGAGACCAGCGACCGCCACATCGCCCACGACCGCTCGCTGGTGGAGTTCACCCGCCTCACCGTCTCCAATCCCGATCTCGCCTCCCGCTCCATCGCCGAGCTGAACCTGCCGGTGCGCTTCGGCGCGGTGGTCACCCGGGTGCGGCGCGGTGACCTCGAGCTGCTGGCCCGGGACGACCTGGTCCTCGAGCCCGGGGACCGGCTGGCCGTGGTGGTGGAGCGGCGCCGGCTCGACGCCGTCCACACCTTCCTCGGCGACTCGGACCGCCAGGCCGGCGAGCTCGACGTGCTCTCCCTCGGGCTCGGCCTCATGCTCGGCGTCGCCCTGGGCCTGGTCAGCCTCCCGATGCCCGGCGGAGGCAGCTTCTCCCTGGGACCGGCCGCCGGCCCGCTGCTGGTGGGCATGGTCCTGGGCGCCCTGCGCCGCACCGGGCCCGTGGTGTGGAGCCTTCCGGGCAGCGCCAACCGCACGCTGCGCCAGCTGGGGCTGCTGCTCTTCCTCGCCGGGCTGGGCCTCACCGCCGGGCCGGAGGTCGCCTCCATGCTCGCCTCGCCGACCGCCTGGCGCGCGGCCGTGCTCTCCGCGGCGGTCGCCGCGCTCAGCTGCCTCGCACTGGTGATCGCCGGGCGCTGGGTGCTGGACCTCTCCGCCCCGCGAGCGGCCGGCGCGGTGGCCGGCTTCCTCGGCCAGCCGGCGGTGCTCGAGGCCGCGAACGCCCGACGCGCCGACGAGCGGATCGAGGCCGCCTACGCCACGCTGTTCGCCTTCTCCATCGTGGTGAAGATCCTGCTGGTCCCCGTCCTCTGGAACCTCTGA
- a CDS encoding maleylpyruvate isomerase N-terminal domain-containing protein — MDLFTLSWTALRTAATGLPDAALMRPSGCRGWLVRDLLCHLISDAQDVLITLSTPAETTPSADALSYWTPHPIPPDGSEPLDALTVRLAAAYQDPDLLRGHLEEVGAASGRAALLAHPDLPVATRGKTLTVRDYLGAHVLEWTLHHLDLVAHLADAGETIADGPPTKGLAAARDSVERRLRIRLPATWADADALRVATGRRPATPAEQEELDALGPRGQMLPLSFG, encoded by the coding sequence GTGGACCTCTTCACCCTCAGCTGGACGGCGCTGCGCACCGCCGCGACCGGGCTCCCGGACGCCGCCCTGATGCGTCCCTCCGGCTGCCGGGGCTGGCTGGTGCGCGACCTGCTCTGCCACCTGATCAGCGACGCGCAGGACGTGCTGATCACGCTCTCCACCCCGGCGGAGACGACCCCCTCCGCCGACGCCCTCAGCTACTGGACCCCGCACCCCATCCCGCCCGACGGGAGCGAGCCGCTGGACGCGCTCACCGTGCGCCTGGCCGCCGCCTACCAGGACCCCGACCTGCTGCGCGGCCACCTCGAGGAGGTGGGCGCCGCCTCCGGCCGGGCCGCGCTGCTCGCCCACCCCGACCTGCCCGTCGCCACCCGGGGCAAGACCCTCACCGTGCGGGACTACCTCGGCGCCCACGTGCTCGAGTGGACGCTGCACCACCTGGACCTCGTCGCTCACCTGGCGGATGCGGGGGAGACCATCGCTGACGGCCCGCCCACGAAGGGCCTGGCCGCGGCACGGGACTCGGTCGAACGGCGTCTGCGCATCCGGCTGCCTGCGACCTGGGCGGACGCCGACGCGCTGCGGGTCGCGACCGGCCGTCGCCCGGCGACCCCGGCCGAGCAGGAGGAGCTGGACGCCCTCGGCCCGCGCGGACAGATGCTGCCGCTGTCCTTCGGCTGA
- a CDS encoding Gfo/Idh/MocA family protein, whose protein sequence is MAVSEGADYAPDSMPKPVVEPGEFVFAAMHLDHGHIGGMTQGLLDAGGTLKWVFDTQPERAAAFQEKFPQVAIASSEEEVLSDPAVHLVAAAAVPVDRAPLGIRVMEAGKDYFTDKTPLITREQLAEAKAAVERTGRKYAVYYSERIHVEAAVLAGQLIERGAIGRVLQVQGMGPHRMGDPATRPDWFFERASYGGILTDIGSHNFEQMLAFTGSDDAEILSSSIGNFANPEHPELDDYGDAHIALSSGATGFVRVDWFTPAGLRTWGDGRTFILGTEGYLELRKYLDVTTDNGGGQVILVDGEGEHRLDATGEVGYPFFGELILDVLHRTENAMTQEHAFKAVELALAAQEQARELTGRTV, encoded by the coding sequence ATGGCTGTCTCCGAAGGAGCCGACTACGCCCCGGACTCGATGCCGAAGCCGGTCGTCGAGCCCGGCGAGTTCGTCTTCGCCGCGATGCACCTCGACCACGGCCACATCGGGGGCATGACCCAGGGGCTGCTCGATGCGGGCGGCACCCTGAAGTGGGTCTTCGACACCCAGCCCGAGCGCGCCGCCGCCTTCCAGGAGAAGTTCCCGCAGGTCGCGATCGCCTCCAGCGAGGAGGAGGTGCTCTCCGATCCCGCAGTGCACCTGGTCGCCGCCGCGGCGGTGCCCGTGGACCGTGCGCCGCTGGGCATCCGCGTGATGGAGGCCGGCAAGGACTACTTCACCGACAAGACCCCGCTGATCACCCGTGAGCAGCTCGCCGAGGCGAAGGCCGCGGTGGAGCGCACCGGCCGGAAGTACGCCGTCTACTACTCCGAGCGGATCCACGTCGAGGCGGCGGTGCTGGCCGGTCAGCTCATCGAGCGCGGCGCGATCGGGAGGGTCCTGCAGGTCCAGGGTATGGGCCCGCATCGCATGGGCGATCCCGCCACCCGTCCGGACTGGTTCTTCGAGCGCGCCAGCTACGGCGGCATCCTCACCGACATCGGCAGCCACAACTTCGAGCAGATGCTCGCCTTCACCGGCTCCGACGACGCCGAGATCCTCTCCAGCTCGATCGGCAACTTCGCCAACCCCGAGCACCCGGAGCTCGACGACTACGGCGATGCGCATATCGCCCTGTCCAGCGGGGCGACCGGCTTCGTGCGCGTGGACTGGTTCACCCCGGCCGGGCTGCGCACCTGGGGCGACGGCCGCACCTTCATCCTCGGCACCGAGGGCTACCTCGAGCTGCGCAAGTACCTCGACGTCACCACCGACAACGGCGGCGGTCAGGTGATCCTGGTCGACGGCGAGGGCGAGCACCGCCTGGACGCGACCGGCGAGGTGGGCTACCCCTTCTTCGGTGAGCTGATCCTCGACGTGCTGCACCGCACCGAGAACGCCATGACCCAGGAGCACGCCTTCAAGGCCGTGGAGCTGGCGCTGGCCGCGCAGGAGCAGGCCCGGGAGCTCACCGGCCGCACCGTCTGA
- the mgtE gene encoding magnesium transporter — protein sequence MTSTSTTVESVLALLRSAPHGDFQLEQLGREARALPVGELVYLVETRPSTEAAVLFRVLDKERALTVFEALPAPHQAELISALRTPQVADLIGDLDPDDRASLFDELPAAVAERLMHGLDADERAMTTAVLGYPRHAIGRYMSPEVLTLSPAMSVREALAHVRAHAVGPETIYLLPVVDGSRGLLGVVGLRRLLVADEQSLVGEIAHPAVHAVATDDRELVARRFSAAKLLAMPIVDGEDRLVGILTVDDAVGILAEEDHEDTARTGGAEPLPRSYLSTPILRVVRSRIVWLLVLAVSAILTVQVLEVFEDKLDQVVILALFIPLLTGTGGNTGNQAATTVTRALAVGEVRVRDLPRVVWRELRVGMVLGVVLGALGFLVAGLVYGVAIGTVMSLTLLSICTMAAIVGGLMPLVAKKVGADPAVFSNPFISTFCDATGLIIYFTIATAVLGL from the coding sequence GTGACCAGTACCAGCACGACCGTCGAATCCGTCCTCGCCCTGCTGCGCAGCGCCCCGCACGGCGACTTCCAGCTCGAGCAGCTCGGCCGGGAGGCGCGGGCGCTGCCGGTGGGCGAGCTCGTCTACCTGGTCGAGACGCGGCCGTCGACCGAGGCGGCGGTGCTGTTCCGGGTGCTCGACAAGGAGCGCGCGCTCACCGTCTTCGAGGCATTGCCCGCCCCGCACCAGGCCGAGCTGATCTCCGCGCTGCGCACCCCGCAGGTCGCCGATCTCATCGGCGACCTCGACCCCGACGACCGCGCCTCCCTGTTCGACGAGCTGCCGGCAGCGGTCGCCGAGCGGCTGATGCACGGCCTGGACGCGGACGAGCGGGCCATGACCACCGCGGTCCTCGGCTACCCGCGCCATGCGATCGGCCGGTACATGTCCCCCGAGGTGCTCACGCTCAGCCCCGCGATGAGCGTCCGCGAGGCGCTCGCCCACGTGCGCGCCCATGCCGTGGGGCCCGAGACGATCTACCTGCTGCCCGTCGTCGACGGCTCCCGCGGGCTGCTCGGTGTGGTGGGGCTGCGGCGGCTGCTCGTGGCCGACGAGCAGAGTCTCGTCGGCGAGATCGCCCACCCCGCGGTCCACGCCGTGGCCACCGATGACCGTGAGCTCGTCGCCCGTCGATTCTCCGCGGCCAAGCTCCTGGCGATGCCGATCGTGGACGGGGAGGACCGCCTGGTGGGCATCCTGACCGTCGACGACGCCGTCGGCATCCTCGCGGAGGAGGACCATGAGGACACCGCCCGCACCGGTGGTGCGGAGCCGCTGCCGCGCTCCTACCTCTCCACCCCGATCCTGCGCGTGGTGCGCAGCCGCATCGTGTGGCTGCTGGTGCTCGCGGTCTCCGCGATCCTCACCGTGCAGGTGCTCGAGGTCTTCGAGGACAAGCTCGACCAGGTGGTGATCCTGGCGCTGTTCATCCCGCTGCTGACCGGCACCGGAGGCAACACCGGCAACCAGGCGGCCACCACCGTCACCCGTGCGCTCGCCGTGGGCGAGGTGCGCGTGCGCGACCTGCCGCGCGTGGTGTGGCGGGAGCTGCGCGTCGGCATGGTGCTCGGCGTGGTGCTGGGGGCCCTCGGCTTCCTCGTCGCGGGGCTCGTCTACGGGGTCGCGATCGGCACCGTGATGAGCCTGACGCTGCTGTCGATCTGCACCATGGCCGCGATCGTGGGCGGCCTGATGCCGCTGGTCGCGAAGAAGGTCGGTGCGGACCCCGCAGTGTTCTCCAACCCCTTCATCTCCACCTTCTGCGACGCCACCGGGCTGATCATCTACTTCACGATCGCGACGGCCGTGCTGGGGCTGTGA
- a CDS encoding MarR family winged helix-turn-helix transcriptional regulator, translating into MTTTPPAPDAPGELPQHLALVCSQFSRLAARRSDVGVGSVSWRVVATIERHGPLRLSEIADRERVSRPTATTVIKRLEEEGLVGRTPDPTDSRSSLISTTAQGSAQLAAWREQLAHGVGGLLDQLPAEDHAALERAAEILSRLVDAHDG; encoded by the coding sequence ATGACGACCACTCCTCCTGCTCCCGATGCGCCCGGCGAGCTCCCCCAGCACCTGGCGCTGGTGTGCTCCCAGTTCTCGCGGCTGGCCGCACGGCGCTCCGACGTCGGCGTCGGGAGCGTGTCCTGGCGGGTGGTCGCCACCATCGAGCGGCACGGACCGCTGCGCCTGAGCGAGATCGCCGACCGCGAGCGGGTCTCCCGCCCCACGGCCACCACCGTGATCAAGCGCCTCGAGGAGGAAGGGCTCGTGGGGCGCACCCCGGACCCCACCGACTCCCGCTCCTCGCTGATCAGCACCACCGCCCAGGGCTCCGCCCAGCTCGCCGCCTGGCGGGAGCAGCTGGCCCACGGGGTGGGCGGGCTGCTCGATCAGCTCCCCGCGGAGGATCACGCAGCCCTCGAACGGGCCGCCGAGATCCTCTCGCGCCTCGTCGACGCCCACGACGGATGA
- a CDS encoding MFS transporter — protein sequence MTSQLTDSSAPPAPAAAPSTPKNSTPSLREAFRQPKSVWAIAFAATVSFMGIGLVDPILPAISSQLDATPSQAMLLFTSYLFITAIAMFFTSWFASKVGVKRTLLVGLLLVVAFAALASGAGSVEQIIGLRAGWGLGNALFISTALAAIVSATTGPSAGAIILYETALGIGLAVGPLIGGLLGAVSWRAPFAGTAVLMGIGVLAIVVLLRKEAKPAHVSPLAALRALSHPALRTLALTAIFYNFAFFTLLAYSPFPLEAAAAAHGMEFGALGIGGVFFGWGTGLAITSVFVAPLLTRRLGLIPTLVTTLGLLTVLMAVMSLAHSSMTGLIVLIVIGGLLLGIMNTALTETVMEATDLPRGVASSAYSGVRFLGGAIAPAVAGPLAAATTVGAPYALAAGALVLSILMLIMGRKHLAAVGSHEALTEVQEAEAITAGDEV from the coding sequence ATGACCTCACAGCTCACCGATTCCTCGGCGCCGCCCGCTCCGGCCGCCGCGCCGAGCACCCCCAAGAACTCCACCCCCTCCCTGCGCGAGGCGTTCCGTCAGCCGAAGTCGGTGTGGGCCATCGCGTTCGCCGCGACCGTGTCCTTCATGGGCATCGGCCTGGTGGATCCGATCCTGCCCGCGATCAGCAGCCAGCTGGACGCCACCCCCTCGCAGGCGATGCTGCTGTTCACCAGCTACCTGTTCATCACCGCGATCGCCATGTTCTTCACCAGCTGGTTCGCCTCGAAGGTGGGCGTCAAGCGCACCCTGCTGGTGGGCCTGCTGCTGGTGGTGGCGTTTGCGGCGCTGGCCTCCGGCGCCGGGAGCGTCGAGCAGATCATCGGTCTGCGGGCCGGCTGGGGCCTGGGCAATGCCCTGTTCATCTCCACTGCGCTGGCGGCGATCGTCAGTGCCACCACCGGCCCGAGTGCCGGCGCGATCATCCTGTACGAGACCGCGCTCGGCATCGGCCTGGCCGTCGGCCCCCTGATCGGCGGGCTGCTCGGCGCCGTCTCCTGGCGCGCCCCCTTCGCGGGCACCGCGGTGCTCATGGGCATCGGCGTGCTGGCGATCGTCGTGCTGCTGCGCAAGGAGGCGAAGCCCGCGCACGTCTCCCCGCTGGCCGCGCTGCGCGCCCTGTCCCACCCGGCGCTGCGCACCCTCGCGCTCACGGCGATCTTCTACAACTTCGCGTTCTTCACCCTGCTGGCCTACTCGCCGTTCCCGCTCGAGGCGGCCGCGGCCGCGCACGGGATGGAGTTCGGGGCGCTGGGCATCGGCGGCGTGTTCTTCGGCTGGGGCACGGGACTGGCGATCACCTCGGTGTTCGTCGCACCGCTGCTCACCCGTCGCCTGGGGCTGATCCCCACGCTGGTGACCACGCTGGGGCTGCTCACCGTGCTGATGGCGGTGATGAGCCTCGCCCACTCCTCGATGACCGGCCTGATCGTGCTGATCGTGATCGGCGGGCTCCTGCTGGGCATCATGAACACCGCCCTCACCGAGACGGTCATGGAGGCCACCGACCTCCCGCGCGGGGTCGCGAGCTCGGCCTACTCGGGCGTGCGGTTCCTGGGCGGTGCGATCGCCCCGGCCGTGGCCGGCCCGCTCGCCGCGGCGACCACCGTCGGCGCCCCGTACGCGCTGGCCGCAGGGGCACTGGTGCTGTCGATCCTCATGCTGATCATGGGACGGAAGCACCTGGCCGCCGTCGGCTCGCACGAGGCGCTCACCGAGGTCCAGGAGGCCGAGGCGATCACCGCCGGCGACGAGGTCTGA
- a CDS encoding gamma-glutamyltransferase family protein, with amino-acid sequence MSASTHWIATACMQSVLERGGNAFDAATAGAFVLHVVEPHLNGPGGDMTALLATAEDPTPVVVMGQGPAPAGASIEHFRAQGLTAVPGTGALAAAVPHAVDAWLLVLEEQGTWELADVLAYAIDCAEDGHPVLARVSAQIRTVARTFTEHWPSSAALWMPDGAPPKPGELLRNPEYAAVLRDLVTAGDDIREGAADEHGAQDGRTARIAAARERWRTGPVARAIAEFVRTPHRHSDGADHAGVLTREDLAGAVARFEPAATLAFRGWTVAKTAAWGQGPALLEALGILDGVPDDQLDPSTERGAHTILEALKLALADRDVHFGDADVDLEQLLRPEHLSARRALLTEEASHQFRPSPLGDGPSALPPLLTDEEHSRLRGDPVDHGGSGEPTVRATGEARGDTCHLDVVDRWGNIISATPSGGWLQSSPTIPGLGFCLGTRLQMMWLDERMPSALRPGRRPRTTLTPTLVLRDGEPVLACGSPGGDQQDQWQLLFLLRVLVGGLELQQAIDAPALHTLSMPGSFWPRTWSPGRAVVEDRLGEEVIAALEARGHEVVRAGDWSLGRLSCVMRDPGTGILRAAANSRGAQGYAAGR; translated from the coding sequence ATGTCCGCCTCGACCCACTGGATCGCGACGGCCTGCATGCAGAGCGTGCTCGAGCGCGGCGGGAACGCCTTCGACGCCGCCACCGCGGGCGCCTTCGTGCTGCACGTGGTGGAACCGCACCTCAACGGCCCCGGCGGGGACATGACCGCACTCCTGGCGACCGCCGAGGACCCCACCCCCGTGGTGGTGATGGGGCAGGGCCCCGCCCCGGCCGGCGCGAGCATCGAGCACTTCCGTGCCCAGGGGCTCACCGCCGTGCCCGGCACCGGCGCCCTCGCCGCCGCCGTGCCGCACGCGGTGGACGCCTGGCTGCTGGTGCTCGAGGAGCAGGGGACCTGGGAGCTCGCCGACGTCCTGGCCTACGCGATCGACTGCGCGGAGGACGGGCACCCGGTGCTCGCCCGGGTCAGCGCCCAGATCCGGACGGTCGCGCGGACCTTCACCGAGCACTGGCCCAGCTCCGCCGCGCTGTGGATGCCGGACGGTGCGCCGCCGAAGCCCGGCGAGCTGCTGCGCAACCCCGAGTACGCGGCCGTGCTGCGGGACCTGGTCACCGCCGGTGACGACATCCGCGAGGGCGCCGCCGACGAGCACGGAGCCCAGGACGGTCGTACGGCCCGGATCGCCGCCGCCCGGGAGCGCTGGCGCACCGGCCCCGTCGCCCGCGCCATCGCCGAGTTCGTGCGCACCCCGCACCGCCACTCCGACGGCGCCGACCACGCCGGGGTGCTGACCCGGGAGGACCTCGCCGGAGCCGTGGCCCGCTTCGAGCCCGCGGCCACCCTCGCCTTCCGCGGCTGGACGGTCGCCAAGACCGCCGCCTGGGGGCAGGGTCCCGCTCTGCTCGAGGCCCTCGGCATCCTCGACGGCGTCCCGGACGACCAGCTCGACCCCTCCACCGAGCGCGGCGCCCACACCATCCTCGAGGCCCTCAAGCTGGCGCTCGCCGACCGCGACGTCCACTTCGGGGACGCGGACGTCGACCTCGAGCAGCTGCTGCGCCCGGAGCACCTCTCCGCCCGCCGCGCCCTGCTCACCGAGGAGGCCTCCCACCAGTTCCGTCCGAGCCCGCTCGGTGACGGCCCCTCGGCCCTGCCGCCGCTGCTGACCGACGAGGAGCACTCCCGGCTCCGCGGCGACCCCGTCGACCACGGCGGCTCCGGGGAGCCGACGGTCCGGGCGACGGGGGAGGCGCGCGGGGACACCTGCCATCTGGACGTGGTGGACCGGTGGGGCAACATCATCAGCGCCACCCCCTCCGGCGGCTGGCTCCAGTCCTCGCCCACCATCCCCGGCCTCGGCTTCTGCCTCGGCACCCGCCTGCAGATGATGTGGCTGGACGAGCGGATGCCGTCGGCGCTGCGACCGGGCCGGCGCCCGCGCACCACGCTCACGCCGACGCTCGTGCTGCGTGACGGCGAGCCCGTCCTCGCCTGCGGCTCCCCGGGTGGTGACCAGCAGGATCAGTGGCAGCTGCTGTTCCTGCTGCGGGTGCTGGTGGGCGGCCTCGAGCTGCAGCAGGCGATCGACGCCCCGGCCCTGCACACCCTCTCGATGCCCGGCTCGTTCTGGCCCCGCACCTGGTCCCCGGGCCGAGCGGTGGTCGAGGACCGCCTGGGCGAGGAGGTCATCGCCGCCCTGGAGGCACGCGGTCACGAGGTGGTCCGCGCCGGCGACTGGTCCCTGGGGAGGCTGTCCTGCGTGATGCGCGACCCCGGGACCGGGATCCTCCGCGCCGCCGCGAACTCCCGGGGAGCCCAGGGCTACGCCGCCGGGCGCTGA
- a CDS encoding SRPBCC domain-containing protein, whose translation MTITGSLDASGRELALTRTVPVPARSLWEHLSRSSLLATWYGTFTGDPATGTVQVTMTAEPGQAVAAEYTIHACDPEHVLTVSSSMGEGTWRLSLELEPATVSDADADADADADPDAMSDAVSDGRRATRIVLRHHDVPREMLAYIGPGWEWYLDRLTGVVTGGDIPGMDVWDSEYMPLSESYAALAE comes from the coding sequence ATGACGATCACCGGATCCCTCGACGCGAGCGGCCGCGAGCTCGCACTCACGCGCACGGTCCCCGTCCCCGCCCGCTCGCTCTGGGAGCACCTCAGCCGCTCCTCGCTCCTGGCCACCTGGTACGGGACCTTCACCGGCGACCCCGCCACCGGCACCGTCCAGGTCACCATGACCGCCGAGCCCGGCCAGGCCGTGGCCGCCGAGTACACGATCCACGCCTGCGACCCGGAGCACGTGCTGACGGTCAGCTCCTCGATGGGCGAGGGCACCTGGCGGCTGAGCCTCGAGCTGGAACCCGCCACCGTGTCCGACGCCGACGCCGACGCCGACGCCGACGCTGACCCCGACGCCATGTCCGACGCCGTGTCCGACGGACGCCGGGCCACGCGGATCGTCCTGCGCCACCATGACGTCCCCCGCGAGATGCTGGCGTACATCGGGCCGGGCTGGGAGTGGTACCTGGACCGTCTCACCGGCGTCGTGACCGGGGGCGACATCCCCGGGATGGACGTCTGGGACAGCGAATACATGCCCCTGTCCGAGTCCTACGCGGCGCTCGCCGAGTGA
- a CDS encoding DinB family protein translates to MTSNETTRNDQSRGVGGDLPTVLLDQIELHVREQLRPRLEGLTDEEYFFDPSGAGRAWTVHPRTPAGEQPPTPVQGGSGAMTIDFEIPAPDPAPLTTIAWRLGHIIVGLLAMRSHSHLGGPPADYISWDYAATATEALAQFDAEYERWITGVRAWDAEDLQVAAGEAEGPWAEHSRATLVAHINRELIHHLAEIALLRDLWTHRG, encoded by the coding sequence ATGACCAGCAATGAGACGACCCGGAACGACCAGAGCCGCGGTGTCGGCGGCGACCTGCCCACCGTGCTGCTCGACCAGATCGAGCTCCATGTCCGCGAGCAGCTGCGCCCCCGGCTCGAGGGGCTCACCGACGAGGAGTACTTCTTCGACCCCTCCGGCGCCGGCCGCGCCTGGACGGTCCATCCGCGGACGCCGGCCGGCGAGCAGCCGCCCACCCCGGTCCAGGGCGGCTCCGGCGCGATGACGATCGACTTCGAGATCCCCGCACCCGATCCCGCACCCCTGACCACGATCGCCTGGCGACTGGGCCACATCATCGTGGGCCTGCTCGCGATGCGCAGCCACAGCCACCTCGGCGGCCCGCCCGCGGACTACATCAGCTGGGACTACGCCGCGACCGCGACGGAGGCGCTCGCCCAGTTCGATGCGGAGTACGAGCGCTGGATCACCGGTGTGCGCGCCTGGGACGCCGAGGACCTGCAGGTCGCCGCCGGCGAGGCGGAGGGGCCGTGGGCCGAGCACTCCCGCGCCACGCTCGTCGCCCACATCAATCGCGAGCTCATCCATCATCTCGCCGAGATCGCGCTGCTGCGCGACCTGTGGACGCATCGGGGGTGA
- a CDS encoding DUF664 domain-containing protein, with the protein MDTNSGTRPPTRAAQNTAVRTEETITMPFLTAETTDERDSLATFAQQQIEQVATTLHGLDRAQLAQVPSASGMSLGALARHVLLVSSRAVEAVTAAPAAPPAPARAPQQLQAEGTIAPEALRAEDTAESLAEELRRAGESLAAAIRDADPETRGPVPGELWFEGRPTWSLRWYALHLVEENARHAGHADILRESLDGKGAYELNALVAGQSWPPAGW; encoded by the coding sequence ATGGACACGAACAGTGGGACTCGACCACCCACCAGGGCCGCGCAGAACACGGCGGTCCGCACCGAGGAGACGATCACGATGCCCTTCCTGACCGCAGAGACCACCGACGAGCGCGACAGCCTCGCCACCTTCGCCCAGCAGCAGATCGAACAGGTCGCCACCACCCTCCACGGCCTCGACCGCGCGCAGCTCGCGCAGGTCCCGAGCGCCTCCGGGATGAGCCTCGGCGCGCTGGCCCGGCACGTGCTGCTGGTCTCGAGCCGTGCGGTCGAGGCCGTCACCGCCGCTCCGGCCGCGCCCCCGGCTCCCGCCCGCGCCCCGCAGCAGCTCCAGGCCGAGGGCACCATCGCGCCGGAGGCCCTGCGTGCGGAGGACACCGCCGAGTCGCTCGCCGAGGAGCTCCGCCGGGCCGGCGAGTCGCTCGCCGCTGCGATCCGTGACGCCGATCCCGAGACCCGCGGGCCCGTCCCCGGCGAACTCTGGTTCGAGGGCCGCCCGACGTGGAGCCTGCGCTGGTACGCGCTGCACCTGGTCGAGGAGAACGCCCGCCACGCCGGCCACGCGGACATCCTGCGCGAGTCCCTGGACGGCAAGGGCGCCTACGAGCTCAACGCGCTCGTGGCCGGACAGTCCTGGCCGCCGGCCGGTTGGTGA